Genomic window (Helianthus annuus cultivar XRQ/B chromosome 3, HanXRQr2.0-SUNRISE, whole genome shotgun sequence):
aaaggattataaaagagtcaaattagaaatctgagtttcgggtctggtttatacagtaaatatactttatttggtatattataacagtagggtatgacccgtaaaccaaacttatcatttaaaatcaaactatgcaccgtaggggtattttagtaatttcacaagggctaaaaatgccaaaactggaaatctgagttcaaacatttatacttactgttattatatgaaaatatactaaatacatcagtaggtatgagtcttatatgtttaaaatgagtataacgcttactatgcgctaaaaacgttaaaaatgcgatttagagccgtttccgggttttcaaaagaaagctgagatttttatatttccagaatgctcaaaataatttatttaacaaataaaatcagtagaaaaaggtttggagtcaaaaggatgtataaaactcattttatggcttaaacggtcaaaaccggcattaaccgaaataacttagcgatctaagaaacgatcagccaaaaattaaataaaaataatcaaaaatcccaaaatattatataacatcagtgggtacaaagttttatatcaaaatgtggcctgaaatgggttatacgcgaaatgcgtcgtttatttaacataaaggtttagttttacgctatcggccataactcaaaatctggaccaccaactggtctcaaattttcggtgcaagtttatatattagaaataaagatttctacactttcacttttccaaaaatcacgttttatatcaaaaagggcaaaatagtcaactttaagcataaatcggaaacatgcaaatgaatcggctaagtatagactcaagatgtaaaaattccagagagttatactaaaataaaaatagtcaaaaatacactccaatacagatctcaaacatgcatgcatggatccggatcgagagtcaacgaaaaagtcgtttattaagactttcggttccgatccgagctTTATAtcaaagattgtcgagttgattatgataaaacacattcttatatccattataagttatttttgatgatcaaactgattgcatgtcatctagattaccatttaagctatttttcgcaaaaacgatttctgttgactttttaagtacatctttgactcgacaaatagcatgcataaagtgggaatcagagaatacccttttgagggtttgtttcccacataaataccaacatatcagtggtttcaatttgagaaatgacagagccaaactcgtttaatcgaaaagtcaaactatatgaacaacggtttgacttttggctaataatcaaagcaagaacgaattatagaatgatatgaaggcttacaaaggtcctaatgaagcttagttaacactaggaggcTGCCTTGTcattcagaaatgctccagaagttgccttgagagttcttgaagATGTGAGAgttcttgatcacaatgcaaGTGCCCAAAAATGTGAgcttttgatctgatttatggcAATTCAGATGTTACCAGAGCTTCACAGGTGTCCCAACATGCCAAGGCTTCCATTGGTGAGTTTTAGAGGTGCACCCAGCTGTTCCCCACTTCAAAATTTGGACCAGAATGCAAAATTCGCGAGTTTCAGCATCTGGCATGggcacgcggcccgcttaagatatcccaggcgggccgcctggggttctGCAGATCCAAAcagtttcaaacttggcagctttggtccctgttcttgcacGCGATACTTTGGCtagttattttgactcgtaaacccccaaacttggtttctaagaaccttgggacatttaccaacatggtaatgtcctcggataactttgcgctcaaccgaaaagccatgaaattcgacgttgacgcttttaacccctcaagtacggttttggccataactttctcatacgttatcgaaacttcatgaaatttttaccacatattctagtgagtatattttagcattagaaagcttcgggtctgccaaaagttcaatcagaggtataaattcaacatgttgacacttttggcccctatagtttgtaattcctcacttttgtgcattttccgcttcgtatgatccatgaaccatccgtttaaggttataaacattatgtagggttattatagagtctatttatccatggttgacactttggacccttacgttccatagttttcactgtttgtcaattttagtccctctaaggtatgttttcacataccggaaccttatgacacgtgtcaagacattattggacgaaatttttcgaggtgttacatttggTGTCGAAAtattggtttagataggcgttatgctaattgcgccatttaattaccaAAGTTTTCATATTTGCGCTacttagcataactcctattctagacctcggattgacgtgaaattttagggacatgcttagaaatcagtaaccaaggttatggtcctttcacatgtccgaaattctcgttttaatttaaaaagggcgttacagtcaacttttaagcatttaacggaaatgtgtaaaaactcggacaacaaagaaccggtcacagagggttatactatcatgtaacctggtcctaaaagtgtcctaaggcatatctaattcatactttaacgggtcagaactgaagtcaaagcaaaagtcaaagcaaaagtcaaagcaaaagtcaaagttttgctactttcggctccgaaccgggtcaaaacactAAATGGTCGagtcaaacaagcttagactagttaatatacttattatcatgttttatgagtgtttaaacaggttacacaccatctacattacagattatgcgtaaaattgcaaaatagcattctgttgactttttctaaacaagtttgactcgtcatttgaactagttagaatgggaatcagagggtgcccttttaagggtttaatgcccacatgatcaccaacatataactacctttgattcggttaatcactggatcatttgtgattaaccgttaagtcaaccgttagttacaaaggattgacttttaagctaaaactaagcaaaaactaaaccacaaagggttgaacaacttactgaagtcctatgcaagaTAAGAGAAGAGTagagagtgttcttgagctccagatgtgatcaagaaggtgtgaggaacttgttgcaacaatgtggccttttataggcaatgtagatgcataagatcatcacaacaaggcctacaagggttccttgatgatcaacaactgtcccttaGTGTTAGGGAGTGATTAGGGGTCGCTCATATCTCTGGAAAATCTTTACATTAACGATTTACcgtttaaacagccaacagccaactttctgtcgttgggcatcgcttacggaccgtatggcatggcccttgcggtccataagcctatggcggaaacatttttaccctttcacccccttacggtccgtaaggcaggacccttacggtccgtaagcgcttaacagaggcaaaaaaaattaacctttcaagcATTGAATGGTCAACTTGTAATAAATAATTTTTGTGCTTGGAACGAGTCAGTATGAGGCTCTTCTTAACCCATGCTTGGTCAGTATCATAATGCATCATGGGTTTGCACAAGGATGGgcttataaataattatttgcATTGCCTTATTTTCTTAGGATTTAGATTAGTAACttggatccttttgattattagTAATGACCCGATTTAAGATATATTAGATGCTTATTAATTTTGCTtagggtctcgggatttataatgacgaagtcgctcagaggtataaaattaacatgtcgacatattcgaaaatcctaccgcatatcttaattaaatccggctttatattatttttgtcgtatgcgacacgtgtcatttatttattggacacaaaattttgaggtgttacagTGGTGGAGATGGCAATGGTGGTGGGCGATGTAGATGGCGGCTGCGGTGATGGTGGCTGATCGTGGAGGTGAGGTGGAGATGAGAGTGCCACATCAGCAAATAATACAGTTTTATGCCACATCATCgtccacatcagcaaaaactAACTGGGTCAGTTAGAAAAGGTTCGATGGGGGCCAAATTGTTACAAGTTGGGATTGCTGGAGGGAATgtttgaagttgggattattatgtgaaacttaggattattaaaatccaataacctttttctttttattgtttatttaacTTCTAGTTACTTCACAACATTTTACTTAAAGGTTAGTTAGTTAATGATTTCCTACCTAGATGACATAGTAACACTCTTTATACAAGTATGGTCCATGTACAAATCATAAAGTAACACTTTTTACATTCCTATTAATCATATCACAATGTAACGAATTAAAAATATGGTCTTTACACAAATCATAAAGTAACACTTTTTACATTTTCTTATAAACTAGTAGTTGTACCCGCGCTACGCGGCGGGGATAACATCGGATAACAGTAATACATGTATACATACTCAAAACTGGTACACACAATACACTTATGGTTACAATATGGAATATGTTGTCAGATGCTTATGTACAATATGGAATCTGTTGTCAGCATACAATGATTGTTGTAAGCTTAACTTTTGCATCTTGTGTGTACACTGGACAAAAAAATGTACACGGAGAGACTGCCATTTTTGAACGTAGCTTCTATTCATGTTGGTTCGGATCTTTGGTTCTAGTTTTCTTGCTTGGCCCCCCTTCTGTGTAGAAAAAATGTCGTCTAGTGCGTAGTAGGTAACTGAAAAAAATGCAGATAGTAATAGGTACATGAAACATATGAAACTCTTGTGACTTCAACTCCAACATCGTTTATAGCTAAGAGAATATTAAAATGGATCATAATTAACAAAGCAAAGATATTGACCTCTTCTTGCAGTGACATCTACCCTAACTCCCACATTTCATGCTCTCATCATCTCTCCTACCAGAGCACCTCTGTTTATGGGTAGTTTGATCAGTTGAGAGAGTTgactaagacctctttgatgaaatagcatgggTACAAACAACATTATCAAAATTCAAATTAATCCACCTATACATAATCTCAGCCTGCTGTTTAAGCTACAATTTTGCTGGCAGAGTGTAATAGTGAGGCAAAAGAACCCAACTACATCATATTAGGTAGGGATTCAACTTCGATTTAAACAAACCTCATTGTTCTATTTTAGTCTGCAACTGGTCTCTTagtgatgtgtttacaaaattcaTATGGCTTATTCTATATTGTGCACCTTGCTTATCTAAGACCCTCACTTTTTAAGTGCCTTGTACCTAGGTAACAGGCTTATCTTTGCGCCTTAAGTGCCTCTCGACTACTATGGGTCCAGGATTGTTAGGGAGAAGAAGGGGCCTGGTTAATGAAAACAACAAATGATGGTTGAAGAGTAATGGAATTTCCCCTTTAGAACAACATTAGAACAACAGGAACTTCATTCATACAATTAAATTAACAAAATTCTGAATGTTTCAAGTTTACAGCTTTATTTCATTTCATGGTGACACAAGTATAAGTAAGAGTAATTCTctgtatgaaaaaaaaaacttgggGATAGCCCAATTGATGTCTTCAACATGATAGTTCCTGAGACACCTCTCTCATTGTTGGCCGACACTTTGGATCTATGAGAATGCACCCTACTGCGACATTACAAACACGCACAATTTCCTTTTCAATCCATCTATCGGTTGGATAAGCGAGTCGCTTGTCTAATATATTTTCCAAAGTTGTACCACGATTAGTCGAATAGTTCAGGGATGAGAGGAGGTCTCCAGGATGCTTCCCTCCAATTGTTTCAAGCGCCACCACCCCAAAGctatacacgtcacatttttcaGTCACGATCATGTTATACGCAAGCTCTGCATGAACATATATACCAAAGGACCGTGAGCAAATTTTAACAGCTAATAGAGTAATGCACATAAAAGAAGTGTGAGATTAAGTACAAATACCTGGAGCAATGTATCCCAAAGTTCCCGCAATTACCGTCTGGTTGGAGGAATCTGGGTCGAGCAATCTGGCTGCTCCAAAGTCAGCAACAAATCCTTCCAGTTCCGAGTTCAAGAGAATGTTGTTGCTTGATATGTCTCTATGAACAATAGGAGGGCTACAATCATGATGCATGTATGCCAAAGCATGAGCCATATCTTTGATAATGTTCACTCTCTTGATCCAATCCACTTGAACAGCTAATTCACTGTCACTCAAGGCGCAAAACAGGCTCCCCTTTTCCATGTATTCATATACAAGGAAATTGCATTTGTTATGCAAACAAAAACCATAGAGTCTGACAATGTTTTTGTGCCTTAGGTTGGTCAACACTTGGACTTCATTCTTGAAACTCTGGTCGAATGCTGGTTGCTTGGCTTCAAAACCGTGGAGTTTTTTCAAAGCAAACGTTTGACCGCTAGGCAGTTTGGCTTCATAAACACTGCCGTAGCCACCAGTTCCAATGCAGTATTTGAGGTCAAAATCGTCTGTAGCAGTGATGAAGTCTTCATATGCAATTGTTCCATCATAATTCAATATTGAGCACACATTTCCATGTTTTATTGTTTCCGGTTGGATTTTCTTAGCTGTGGAATTGTGATTTTTGTAACACCTGTAAACAAGAAGCAAAAAGCAAAGTCCCACAATGATGGGAAGAAAAATGGTCAAATGGTGGACCACTTTTTGTCTTCGCATATGTGCTTTGCAGGTTGATTGCTCACTTAAAGCATTGCACGACAAGTCAGGTTCTCTATTCTGGATTGAAGAAGGACTGTGGCTGATTGCAGTCAGATTCTTATTTAGAGACTGATTTAAGAACTTCAAATACGGAAACTCCAAATTATTAACTTTTTCTCCTACAAAATTGTTACTTCTGAGGTCTAAGTATTCTAAGTGATTGCAAACTAGAAGACTTGTGAGAGGTCCAGTCATGTGATTCATAGAGAGGTCTAGATGTTGTAGATTACATGGATTTTGAAAAGACAAATTACCAGACAACTGGTTTGATGAAATATCAAGGTAAGAAAGTCTTGACAGATTTCCATGAACCGAACCcacaagagtattattattaagGTCCACATATTCTAAGTTCTTCAAATATGCTAATTCTAGAGGTATGGGACCATTTATGGAATTCATGCCAAGGTTTAAAAATTTCAGTTGGCCTAGGTTACTAGAATTTGAGGGAATTGGACCATCAAAATTGTTGTCACCCAGATTCAATGAACGTAGGTGTTGCAAATGAGTAATTTGGTTAGGGATGGATCCATTGAGTTGATTTGTGCTCAAGTCTAGGGCTATGAGATTGAGCATGGAACCATAAGATGGTGGGATTGGACCAGTAAGTTTGTTATTACTGAGAGAAAGGAGTTCTAAATGGGTGAGATTGGCAAGGGAAACAGGTAACTCACCACTGAAATTGTTATCATCAAGAAAAAGGACTTCTAAATGTGTGAGATTGGCAAGGGAAACAGGCAAGTTACCACTGAAATTGTTATCGAAAAGACTGAGTCTTTTTAAATGGGTGAGATTGGTGAGGGAAACAGGTAACTCACCACTGAAATTATTTCTAGAAAGATCAAGGAGTTCTAAACGGGTGAGATTGGCAAGGGAAACAGGTAACTCACCACTGAAATTATTTCTAGAAAGAGAAAGGGATTCCAAATGGATGAGATTGGTGAGCAAAGCAGGGAACTCACCACTGAAACTGTTACTATCAAGAAAAAGGGTTTTCAAACGAATGAGATTGGTGAAAGAATCAGGTATGTTACCACTAAAATTGTTACCACCAAGATCAAGGTAGTCTAAACGGGTGAGATTGGTGAGAGAAACAGGTAAGTTACCTGTGAGTCGATTGTGATAAAGAGAAAGTTGGGTGAGATTTGAGAGCAAACCAATCTGCTCTGGGATGCTTCCTTCAACATCACAGTAAGTAATATGAAGGCTAACAAGGTTTGGAAATGAAGAGAGGTTGAGGCTTCCAAGACCAGTTCCATCCCAAGGTAATGACCAACTAAGTATATACCAGTGACACTTCCTGCTTTATTGCAAGCTATTCCATGCCAATTACAGTGATCAAGTGAAGCATCTGCATATGGCCACCAAGCAACCAAAGCTTTTGCCTCTAATGACTTGTTGGCATTAGTAGCAGTGGTGGTTTGTGATAACATGAAACAGAACACCATAACATCGACAAGATGCGTAATAGTAATAGTATGCCGCAtgttatatctatatatatattgtttatttATCAATGAAGTGTGGTTTTATTCATGCTTTCTCCACTGGTACTGAAAATATATATGCATTCCTATTGCCGTGTTAATTAAGTTTACAAGTCAATTATTGCTTTGCCGTGTTAATTAAGTTTACAAGTCAATGGCAGAGAGGAACCTTTTTTAGTCAACAATTAAGATGTTTTTAGTTTTTACCACAAAAATTCTAACCCCTGTTTAGGGTTGGTGAAGGGGTATGGCTCGCACTAGGTTTGGGCGCGAGTGACCATCACCCGGCTCACTGC
Coding sequences:
- the LOC110932165 gene encoding MDIS1-interacting receptor like kinase 2; the encoded protein is MRHTITITHLVDVMVFCFMLSQTTTATNANKSLEAKALVACRKCHWYILSWSLPWDGTGLGSLNLSSFPNLVSLHITYCDVEGSIPEQIGLLSNLTQLSLYHNRLTGNLPVSLTNLTRLDYLDLGGNNFSGNIPDSFTNLIRLKTLFLDSNSFSGEFPALLTNLIHLESLSLSRNNFSGELPVSLANLTRLELLDLSRNNFSGELPVSLTNLTHLKRLSLFDNNFSGNLPVSLANLTHLEVLFLDDNNFSGELPVSLANLTHLELLSLSNNKLTGPIPPSYGSMLNLIALDLSTNQLNGSIPNQITHLQHLRSLNLGDNNFDGPIPSNSSNLGQLKFLNLGMNSINGPIPLELAYLKNLEYVDLNNNTLVGSVHGNLSRLSYLDISSNQLSGNLSFQNPCNLQHLDLSMNHMTGPLTSLLVCNHLEYLDLRSNNFVGEKVNNLEFPYLKFLNQSLNKNLTAISHSPSSIQNREPDLSCNALSEQSTCKAHMRRQKVVHHLTIFLPIIVGLCFLLLVYRCYKNHNSTAKKIQPETIKHGNVCSILNYDGTIAYEDFITATDDFDLKYCIGTGGYGSVYEAKLPSGQTFALKKLHGFEAKQPAFDQSFKNEVQVLTNLRHKNIVRLYGFCLHNKCNFLVYEYMEKGSLFCALSDSELAVQVDWIKRVNIIKDMAHALAYMHHDCSPPIVHRDISSNNILLNSELEGFVADFGAARLLDPDSSNQTVIAGTLGYIAPELAYNMIVTEKCDVYSFGVVALETIGGKHPGDLLSSLNYSTNRGTTLENILDKRLAYPTDRWIEKEIVRVCNVAVGCILIDPKCRPTMREVSQELSC